From the Malus domestica chromosome 17, GDT2T_hap1 genome, one window contains:
- the LOC103405463 gene encoding uncharacterized protein, whose product MKATENKAAGILHHILPPRLEDAGLEDCALPLDSIKEAFLKAATAVKSPATSIFTSDEDEESFEDCVNDTWPDMRDHTGELVGAEPETRSAGSCGGDKGGSVEVGGDEVMVGGEKEKGDKVIVGGEDVRGGGERDCVDGLAGLEIGEKKKGEEEEETDGGGPILVGGYV is encoded by the coding sequence ATGAAGGCCACCGAGAATAAAGCAGCTGGGATACTGCACCACATCCTCCCTCCGCGTCTCGAAGACGCCGGCCTCGAAGACTGCGCCCTCCCGTTAGACTCCATCAAGGAAGCCTTCCTCAAAGCAGCAACGGCCGTCAAGTCGCCCGCCACCTCGATCTTTACCTCCGACGAAGACGAAGAATCGTTCGAAGATTGCGTCAATGACACCTGGCCGGACATGAGGGATCACACCGGCGAGCTGGTCGGAGCCGAGCCGGAGACTCGGTCGGCGGGATCGTGCGGCGGAGACAAGGGCGGGTCGGTGGAGGTCGGCGGAGATGAAGTGATGGTCGGCGGCGAGAAGGAGAAAGGGGATAAGGTGATCGTGGGAGGTGAGGACGTGAGAGGTGGTGGGGAGAGGGATTGTGTGGATGGATTGGCGGGATTAGAGAtcggagagaagaagaagggtgaggaggaggaagagacaGATGGCGGAGGACCAATTTTGGTAGGAGGTTATGTTTGA
- the LOC139193421 gene encoding uncharacterized protein — protein MNNPVGEAEKTTAMIFIRRHIHNTLQTEYLAEEDPRALWVALANRFDYQNDMFLPEVRHDWQHLCFQDFKSVKKHNQLLMKNHQARPTGVTIVLETHYSTNQCPKRQKRHGRGGQKPFHLGQLSQGLSNGGNKAHKRLNLAPKALNFKNKGKAPETMDADMCYHCGSKDHWSQVC, from the coding sequence ATGAACAATCCTGTTGGTGAAGCTGAAAAAACCAccgctatgatcttcatccgaagacatattcataacactctgcaaactgagtatcttgctgaggaggatccacgtgcactatgggtcgctttggctaaTCGTTTTGATTACCAGAATGACATGTTCTTGCCTGAagtaagacacgactggcagcacttgtgcttccaagactttaagtctgtgaaaaAGCAtaaccagctgttgatgaagaatcatcaagctcgacctactggggtgACAATTGTGCTTGAAACACATTATAGCACCAACCAAtgcccaaaacgccaaaagaggcatggtaggggcggccagaagccattCCACCTAGGTCAACTAAGTCAAGGCCTATCTaatggaggaaacaaagcccacaAGCGCCtaaacctcgctcccaaggccctaaacttcaagaataagggcaaagcacctgaaaccatggatgcgGATATGTGTTATCactgtggttcaaaggaccattggtcccaaGTTTGCtga